Genomic DNA from Gemmatimonas sp. UBA7669:
CGTGATCTTGAGCGCGTAGCCCCCGTCGAGATTGTACACGCTCTGCACGAGCCCCTTGCCGAAGCTGGTGGTGCCGAGCACGAGGGCGCGGTCGTAGTCCTGCAGCGCACCGGCCACGATTTCCGACGCAGAGGCCGAGCCGCCGTCCACCATCACCACGAGCGGAATTTCGGGCGCGAGCGGATCCTGCTGCGACACGAACTTCTGGAACTCCCCACGTCCACGCACCGACAACAGTTCCTTGCCCTTGGGCAGGAAGAGGTTGGACATGGAGAAGGCTTCCTCGAGAATGCCACCCGGGTTGCCACGCAGATCGATGATGACGCCCTTGGCGCCCTGCTTGCGCAGCGCGAGGACCGAGTTGGCAATGTCTTCGGTGGTCTGCTCGGAGAAGCGCTGCAACGGCACGTAACCCGTGCGCTCGTCGAGCATCATGGCGAAGGGCACGGCCGGCACGTGAATCTCGGCGCGCTTGAAGCTCAGCTTGATGGGCTGCGACACGCCCACACGCAGGAACTGCACGGTGATGGGCGACCCGATGGGTCCGAGCAGCTTGTTCTGCACCTGCTGCGTGTTGAAGCCGCGCGCATTGACGGTGTCGATGATGGCGATCTTGTCGCCCTCGAGCACGCCGCCCTGCTCGGCCGGTGAGTTCGGGAAGACCTTGTTGACGGTGACGTAGTCACCGACCTTCGAGATCTCCATGCCGAGGCCGGCGTAGCGGCCGTTGGTGTTGCGCGAGAACTCTTCGAGCTGTTTGGGCGTGAAGAGTTCGGTGTAGGGGTCGTTGAGTTCCTTCACGAGGCCGCGTGCGGCTTTCTCGTAAAGCGCCTGCGCGTCCAGCGTGTCCACGTAGCGCAGGGCCACGAAGGTGAGCACCTGGTCGAGGAGCTGTGCGCCGCCCCGCGTGGAGCGCGCCTGGAGGGCGAAGCCCGAGGCGAGCAGGGGGACGAGCACGAGGCTGGCCAGTACGGCCTTGCGGTTCCGGGTCATGCGGGTCTCACGAAGGAAGGACCGAAAAAGGTACTGCATATACGTACGCACAGGAGGAGCCGCTGTTCCTGCGAACCGTCTGGGACGAACGGCGGATCAGCTTTCGTCCTTGGGGCGGGAGCCGATCACGTAGTCCACGTGCCAGGCCTTGTCGTACTGCCGAATGGCGATGTCCCGTACCAGACCGGCGCTGAGGAGCATCTCGTGCGCTGGTTGAAGGACGCGCTGCAGGTGGCTGGGGTATCGCTGGGTGAGCGGCAACTGCTCGGCCAGCCGTTCGAGGGGCAGGCGCCAGGACAGGCGTCCGTCGGCCCGGGCCACTTCGAGCATGCGGTAGAGCCGACGGGCCACCGGGCTCGTGAGGGCCGAATAGCGGGACGCTGACAGGGTGACGGTGTGCCGCGCGGCCAGATTGGCGCGCAGGGTGGCCGAGAGGGTCACGCGGGCGTCGCCAGGCTCGCCAGCGGCCAGATTGCCGAAGAGGTGCAGCTGCTCGCGATCGGCCACACGGCGGCGTTGTACGCTCACGGTGCTGAGCACGGTGAAGCTAAGGTCGGCCGAGCCGGACTGTGCCGACCAGTAGGCGCCCTCATTGCTTTCGAGGGTGGTGCGCTCGAGGCGAGTGAGGGCCGCGCGCAGCTGTTCGTAGGTGCGCCCATCGGCCCGTCGCCCCATGGACCGCAGGAAGGCGTGCAGCGTAAAGGTCACCGCGCCATCGGCCGGACTGCCCGCTTCGTGGTAGCGGTGCAGGGTTTCGACGTAGACGTCCTGGTCGAAAGTACCGGGCAGGCGATCGCCGGGCGCGGGGATGACGCGCCAGCGCCCCCCGTTCTCGGTGGTGAACGACACGGGGGCGTCGTCGGCGGAGTCGCTGAGCCGGAAGAGGGGCAGTTCCTCGAGGGAGCGATCGAGGACTACACCGCGAACGGCAGGGCGTCGGCGGGCGGCGAGGCTCATGCTGCGGTGTAAGGTGGATCACCGCCCGGGGAGACGCCAGTGCCGCGGCTATTTGCCGAGCGCCTTGCTCCATGTGTCGGCCTTGAAGCCGAGCAGGATCTCCGAGCCCGTGTCGAGCAGCGGTCGCTTGATGAGGTTGGTTTCGGCCAGGATCATGCGCTTGGCCTTGGTAGGCGTGATGCCCGTCTTCTCGCTCTCCGGCAACTCCTTGAACGTGGTGGAGTTGCGGTTGAAGACGTTCTCCCAGCCGGCCCGCGCAAACCAGTCATCG
This window encodes:
- a CDS encoding Spx/MgsR family RNA polymerase-binding regulatory protein, with protein sequence MAAARTAILYGFKSCDMVRKAMKWLDEHQVAYEFVDYRRETLDPKVVDDWFARAGWENVFNRNSTTFKELPESEKTGITPTKAKRMILAETNLIKRPLLDTGSEILLGFKADTWSKALGK
- a CDS encoding replication initiator protein A, whose amino-acid sequence is MSLAARRRPAVRGVVLDRSLEELPLFRLSDSADDAPVSFTTENGGRWRVIPAPGDRLPGTFDQDVYVETLHRYHEAGSPADGAVTFTLHAFLRSMGRRADGRTYEQLRAALTRLERTTLESNEGAYWSAQSGSADLSFTVLSTVSVQRRRVADREQLHLFGNLAAGEPGDARVTLSATLRANLAARHTVTLSASRYSALTSPVARRLYRMLEVARADGRLSWRLPLERLAEQLPLTQRYPSHLQRVLQPAHEMLLSAGLVRDIAIRQYDKAWHVDYVIGSRPKDES
- a CDS encoding S41 family peptidase gives rise to the protein MTRNRKAVLASLVLVPLLASGFALQARSTRGGAQLLDQVLTFVALRYVDTLDAQALYEKAARGLVKELNDPYTELFTPKQLEEFSRNTNGRYAGLGMEISKVGDYVTVNKVFPNSPAEQGGVLEGDKIAIIDTVNARGFNTQQVQNKLLGPIGSPITVQFLRVGVSQPIKLSFKRAEIHVPAVPFAMMLDERTGYVPLQRFSEQTTEDIANSVLALRKQGAKGVIIDLRGNPGGILEEAFSMSNLFLPKGKELLSVRGRGEFQKFVSQQDPLAPEIPLVVMVDGGSASASEIVAGALQDYDRALVLGTTSFGKGLVQSVYNLDGGYALKITTGKWFTPSGRSIQKERKMNAEGQYVEVLPDSLETDSVRKARPVYKSASGRTVYGGGAITPDVIVSPDTLSSAEQALRRALLPHFAKYFAHVNAVAEEQKGKVKPDFAYNTAWRDQVYQRLVADTVKIDKAVWDAGATDVDRAIDARVAKVAFGDTLVLRRGLKDDNQLRRAMELMRKGTTQREIFAAAAAAPAVTKARSGQ